TTGCAGTTCAAAATTTTCACTGAATTTCAGCTCAAATGACTACTTGTCACTCACCCATGAGAAGCACATCAAAAAAGCGTTTCAGATCGGGTTTGAAAAATATCCCTGTGGCAGTGGTGGGTCGATGGTTGTTTGTGGCTATCATCCTATCCACAAATCTCTTGAACACGCGTTCTCACAGGCTTTAACGATAGACGATGCGCTACTGTTTTCTTCAGGGTATGCAGCCAACTTAGGTGTCATTTCGCTCTTGGCTCGTCTTGACGCTCATCTTTATATTGACAAAAGCATTCATGCTTCTTTTTACGATGGCATTCAGCTGAATAACGCCCGTTATACTCGGTTTTTGCATAATAATCTTCGGGATTTGCAAACCAGATTACTCACAACCACTAGTGACTCTATTGTTTTGACAGAAGGCATTTTTAGCATGAGTGGTCAATTAGCTCCATTGTCAGAAATATCCGACTTATGCAACAAATCACAATCAAATCTTATCGTGGATGAGGCTCATGCGTTTGGAGTCTTAGGACCACAAGGTCTTGGAGCAGTTGTTCATTATCGATTAGACCAACAACAAGTGCCT
The nucleotide sequence above comes from Legionella hackeliae. Encoded proteins:
- a CDS encoding aminotransferase class I/II-fold pyridoxal phosphate-dependent enzyme; the encoded protein is MIEDSLNNYSQELRTTGLHRQRRLVCSSKFSLNFSSNDYLSLTHEKHIKKAFQIGFEKYPCGSGGSMVVCGYHPIHKSLEHAFSQALTIDDALLFSSGYAANLGVISLLARLDAHLYIDKSIHASFYDGIQLNNARYTRFLHNNLRDLQTRLLTTTSDSIVLTEGIFSMSGQLAPLSEISDLCNKSQSNLIVDEAHAFGVLGPQGLGAVVHYRLDQQQVPLRIIPFGKAFGAQGAIVVGESRWIDALLQSARSHTYSTAISPAITYGLLETLTVIMDADERRKKLFELVDYFHKAIKLSPLKWSPSQTPIQQLQLGCPRKALYYAAQLQQQGIFCQPMREPTVTKKDTGLRVILNYHHEPKDIETLFLTLEQIYESEH